The proteins below are encoded in one region of Synchiropus splendidus isolate RoL2022-P1 chromosome 13, RoL_Sspl_1.0, whole genome shotgun sequence:
- the LOC128769413 gene encoding E3 ubiquitin-protein ligase MARCHF2-like, producing MTSSGCCHLPGSLCDYSGNTETDASKDSEDSDSTAQAQYIAKVTAKDGRPLSTVVKAVSLQSDVGMCRICHEGAGGETLLSPCDCTGTLGKVHKSCLEKWLSSSNTSYCELCHTEFTIERRPQPLTQWLKDPGPRSEKRTLLCDMACFLLITPLAAISGWLCLRGAQDHLQLKSRLEAVGLIALTIALFTIYILWTLVSFRYHCQLYSEWRRTNQKVRLLMPDMKGAHTTQRSVPTKSTKKMTDETIV from the exons ATGACATCATCTGGGTGCTGCCACTTACCTGGATCCCTTTGTGATTATTCTGGAAACACTGAGACTGATGCCTCTAAAGATTCAGAGGACTCGGATTCTACTGCACAAGCGCAGTACATCGCCAAGGTTACGGCTAAAGATGGTCGCCCACTTTCCACCGTTGTTAAAGCCGTGAGCCTGCAGAG TGATGTCGGGATGTGTCGAATCTGTCACGAGGGAGCCGGCGGCGAGACACTCCTCTCACCCTGTGACTGCACCGGGACGCTGGGAAAAGTGCACAAGAGCTGCCTTGAAAAATGGCTTTCCTCTTCTAACACCAGCTACTGTGAACTCTGCCACACAGAGTTTACCATTGAGCGGCGGCCGCAGCCACTCACGCAG TGGCTGAAGGACCCGGGCCCCCGCAGTGAGAAGCGAACGCTGCTGTGCGACATGGCCTGCTTTCTCCTCATCACGCCCCTGGCAGCCATTTCTGGCTGGCTGTGTCTAAGGGGGGCCCAGGACCACCTGCAACTCAAGAGCAGACTGGAAGCTGTCGGTCTAATAGCCCTCACCATCGCGCTCTTTACTATCTATATCCTCTGGACACTG GTGTCCTTCCGGTATCACTGTCAGCTGTACTCCGAGTGGCGGCGGACCAATCAGAAAGTGCGCCTGCTCATGCCCGACATGAAGGGAGCGCACACCACCCAGCGTTCAGTGCCGACCAAGTCGACCAAGAAAATGACTGACGAGACCATCGTATGA